The nucleotide window ATCTGCTAGACCAGATCTTGTTCCTGCTTTTCAAAATGAGCTCTACAATGTAATTGAAGCTGAAAATTTGTTGGACGACCAAATTTATAATGCTGATGAGTCTGGactttttttggaaatgtttCCAGACAAAACTTTAGtgcattttaaagaaaaatcagcTCCAGGCACCAAAATGAGCAAAGAGAGAATCACCTTCTTATGTTGTGCTAATAAGACTGGAAGTCACAAGCTACAGATTGCAGTGGTTGGTAAATCAAAAAACCCTCGGTCATTTAAAAAACAAAGGGTGATTGAATATTACTCATCAAAAAATGCATGGATGACAACATACATTTTTACTGAATGGTTTTTCAAATCGTTTATACCACAGGTAAAAAACTATCAGACTGAAAATAATTTGCCGAAAAAAGGTCTATTGATATTGGATAATGCAACATGTCATGGGGAGCCGTTGGCATCTGAATGTGGACAATATAAAACTATGTTTCTCCCTCCAAATTGTACTAGCATTATCCAACCTATGGATCAAAATGCGATACGCCTGACTaaactttattacaaaaaagaCCTCTTGTGTGAATTGGTCAATTCTGAATCAGACAGTACtgacatttttttgaaacaattcAGTATGTACGACGCTTGTGAATTGCTTAAGCGATCTTGGAGCAGGGTATCGGATTCCACTCTAAAGTCCTGTTGGAAAAATATTCATACCCAGAGATGGGCTTCAGAAGATAACATTCCATTGTCAGTCTTACAACAAGAATTACCGGAGAGTGACCTTTCGGCTCGTTTTGAAGAAAATGAAGAATTTCGTGCAATCACAAATTTATTTCGCCGCAATACTGACGTGGAACTTTCTGAAGATGAAGTTCTTGCCTGGATTAATGACTCTGGCAGTAGTGTGGTTGCATGTAGTACCTCAGAATTGGTTACAGAAGACGAAGAAGCAGAATCTAATATGATTAAGCGCGTTAAAAATCATGAAGCTGTACAAgctttaaatataagtatagatTGGGCAAAGCAACGAGGCATAGACACTGATCAAATATTAGTACTCAAGGAAATGCGTAATAAAGCTTTAGAAGCATGTGTATTGAAACAGAAACAAACTTGCATCacaaatttcgttaaaaaaacataataaataaggtgtaagcaatattctttcttaaaaatataataataaataaaattagttctgaagTACTATCCCGAGTTTTATTTTCGAATGGCGTCATcttatgtgaaataaaatacataaatatagcctatCCACTAATCCGAATATTTCGCTAATCCGAATTGGGGTGTGCAATCATTAATTCGGATTAGCGAGCTTTCACTGTACTACTAATCTTAAATGCCCTGTAAACCAAATTATCTCACGAAGTACTTAAGTTCCCTTACTTTGGTTCCCAGAGACCACACGCAATAGCTAGTTATCTCTCGGCTCAGACTCAATGAAATTTCTGCTGCCCAGAAATAAGTTCGGCGACCGAAATGCATCACCTCAAGCAGCCTCTGCTTCAATGACACTCCGTCTCGCGCCTAAACGCATGCTTCACTTGTGGTTGGCAACGCGATTCGTACGCATTGCGATTGTGGACCCTTTCAATATGCCATCATTGTTTCGTCGTCACACAAATATCGCTGGCAATTTTAGTAGCTGCTCCTgctgtttacaaaaacaacacggCATACAAGGATGTATGTAAGTACGGTCGTGCGCTAAAACATGCAAAGATGTTATTGCACTTTGCTAGCGCCCACTGTTGCAAACAGTTTGCGCTTTTGCAGCAGGTGCTTACTGGTCTCTCCAAACAccaacgctgttgttgttgctgttttgtttctttttttcggtTATAGTTATGTTGATGTTTGTCTTGCTCTCCACTTTCGCTATTGCGAGCTaactattttttgcttttgttgttgccacacgctctttgccatttttgttttgtgcgtGTCTTTTCGTTGTATTCACtcacacatataaacacactcATATTGACGCAAAAAGGTGCACACCCATTTGCAGCGCCTTTAGTTATGcaaattgctttcgaaaatggcaacCAGTATGTAGTTAAAGCAACACAGAAGCTAAACTACGGAAATTTATTGCTAGACCCCGGCGAATGCAAGCAAAATTTCATAGTTTGGTTTAAGTAACGGTTCTCTCgaggtagaatatttaaaaatttactttgaaATGTTTGCCTTTCGGTCATCATTTGGCCATATCATCAACATAACTAGTGTAGAAGTGAAGgaatattttgtgtattttctaCTTTCTTTGAATCCTTTGAATTTGTAGATGATATACATAATCGAAATCGTCCGAAGGTTCTCCTCAAATGACATATTTGCGAAAACGAAAGTCTAAAACTAGAAAATTTTGCTCAttctaaaaagttttttttaaggcTAGTATAGTAATGCTTGAGGCCCTAAGTACCATCTGAGAATTTTGGGCCTTTTTCAATAGTTCTTTTTCAAAAAGATCATGAGTGAGtcatgtcaagctgtcatgtattttttggcatttcatcatggaaggaCTTATGCCTGAACAatgattacaaattgtttaactttattacgaaaattcaagtTCTGTAAGGCTCAACCCACATCGGGTtagccttttcttgtctgataagACAAAATCACATAGCTGTGTAGCTTATTATGGTCAACATAgtcggcctactgagcgtactatttgACATACTATAACTCATCTTGAgaaccagcattcattattggataatattcgatcgAATAGACTACGTCCAGCACGGAGtgaagaaaatacatatatcaaccGTAGCTGGAAGCaagtcgagatcttaaattgaaagcttacaaaatacagcttgtgcaagaactgaagcagCTCGACCTTTCCAAGCGACATCGCCTCGCTCTATGGGGTCTTGAGAAGTTATAAGAAGATCCGACGTCTTCGAGTCAAATTCAAGATCTGCTTGTTCAAGCAGAAAAAACAACTacttggtgtggtttgtgggcccgTGTAATCATcgttccatatttcttcaaaaatgatgcccaCAACGCAACCGTCAATGGTGACCGTTACCGCGagatgataaccgactatttgatggctGAAAtggaagctcgtgatctcggcgactttggtttcaacaagacggcgtcactttccacacatcgcatcaaatAATGGACTTATTCAGAGAACACAGATCGATTGGCCACCTtttggggatatgtaaagtctcaAGTATATGTGGACAattccgcttcgattcaggccttggaacAAAAAATCACGCGTGACATTCGCCAGTTATCAGTTAAAAGATCGAaggagtcatcgaaaattgtacTCAACGGATGGAGCATCATAGACGTAGCCGCGGTCAAGATTTGAAagatataatttttacaaaataaatgccaaagaatgttcatTCAAATCATCATATTCGTTccccattaaataaatataaatttcctgcatttttttctttaaaaaagtagggaacctcgaaatggatcactaTTTCTTTACTTATACTAGGTGTCATATAAGACAATTGTGATATATCTTTAAACCCTTGATGCTAATAATTCCCATATCTTCTGTAGAAtgagtaaaaatttta belongs to Zeugodacus cucurbitae isolate PBARC_wt_2022May chromosome 6, idZeuCucr1.2, whole genome shotgun sequence and includes:
- the LOC128922802 gene encoding jerky protein homolog-like encodes the protein MHTHFWNSITRDDINLNYNMAKRRAHKTLSLADKIKIIQEIDRGQSGKLLADKYGVGTSTICDIKKNSENIRRFAENSDEKLLKQRKTLKTGEYEEFEQKLYAWFEEKRSRHQTISAGVLRQKAKSLYQKMYNNDSFKASDGWFQKFKKRFSVRNLKICGESLSARPDLVPAFQNELYNVIEAENLLDDQIYNADESGLFLEMFPDKTLVHFKEKSAPGTKMSKERITFLCCANKTGSHKLQIAVVGKSKNPRSFKKQRVIEYYSSKNAWMTTYIFTEWFFKSFIPQVKNYQTENNLPKKGLLILDNATCHGEPLASECGQYKTMFLPPNCTSIIQPMDQNAIRLTKLYYKKDLLCELVNSESDSTDIFLKQFSMYDACELLKRSWSRVSDSTLKSCWKNIHTQRWASEDNIPLSVLQQELPESDLSARFEENEEFRAITNLFRRNTDVELSEDEVLAWINDSGSSVVACSTSELVTEDEEAESNMIKRVKNHEAVQALNISIDWAKQRGIDTDQILVLKEMRNKALEACVLKQKQTCITNFVKKT